A stretch of Bradyrhizobium sp. AZCC 2262 DNA encodes these proteins:
- a CDS encoding DNA-3-methyladenine glycosylase — protein sequence MVQKPKPATAAAPRLGKPLKRSFFGRSVHEVAPDLIGATLLVDGVGGIITEVEAYHHTEPAAHSFNGPTPRNRVMFGPPGFAYVYRSYGIHWCVNFVCEKEGSASAVLIRALQPTHGLPAMRRRRGLQEERALCSGPGKLCEALGITIKHNELPLDQPPFALHARLAKPDIAAGIRIGITKAVNLPWRYGLKGSKFLSKPF from the coding sequence ATGGTTCAAAAGCCCAAGCCGGCCACTGCCGCCGCCCCTCGCCTCGGCAAGCCGCTGAAGCGCTCGTTTTTTGGCCGCAGCGTGCATGAAGTCGCGCCCGACCTGATCGGGGCGACACTGCTGGTCGACGGCGTCGGCGGCATCATCACCGAGGTCGAGGCGTATCATCACACCGAGCCGGCCGCGCATTCCTTCAATGGGCCGACGCCGCGCAACCGGGTGATGTTCGGCCCGCCGGGCTTTGCCTATGTCTACCGTTCCTACGGCATCCACTGGTGCGTGAATTTCGTCTGCGAAAAGGAAGGCTCGGCCAGCGCCGTGCTGATCCGCGCGCTGCAGCCGACCCACGGCCTGCCCGCGATGCGCCGCCGCCGGGGCCTGCAGGAGGAGCGCGCGCTGTGTTCCGGCCCGGGCAAGCTCTGCGAGGCGCTGGGCATCACGATCAAACATAATGAATTGCCGCTCGATCAGCCGCCGTTTGCGCTGCATGCGCGGCTCGCTAAACCCGACATCGCGGCCGGCATACGGATCGGAATAACAAAAGCGGTCAATCTGCCGTGGCGGTACGGGTTGAAGGGATCGAAGTTTCTGAGCAAGCCGTTTTGA
- the lipA gene encoding lipoyl synthase, whose amino-acid sequence MVVLVDTVSVNQVRPRHPEKVNRPDALSPPKPDWIRVRAPNTRGYADTRKIVKENGLVTVCEEAGCPNIGECWDKKHATFMIMGDTCTRACAFCNVKTGMPGALDASEPEHVAEATFKLGLAHVVVTSVDRDDLADGGAEHFAQMIRAIRARCPTTTIEILTPDFLRKEGALEVVAAAKPDVFNHNLETVPARYLTVRPGARYFHSIRLLQRVKEIDPTIFTKSGIMVGLGEERHEVLQVMDDLRSAEVDFLTIGQYLQPTRKHHAVMRYVTPDEFSGYEKVAYTKGFLMVAASPLTRSSHHAGEDFARLQAARVARTR is encoded by the coding sequence ATGGTCGTCCTCGTCGATACCGTCTCCGTAAACCAGGTGCGCCCGCGTCACCCCGAAAAGGTGAACCGGCCGGATGCGCTGTCGCCGCCGAAGCCCGACTGGATCAGGGTGCGCGCGCCGAATACCCGCGGCTATGCGGACACGAGGAAGATCGTCAAGGAGAACGGCCTTGTCACGGTGTGCGAGGAGGCCGGCTGCCCGAACATCGGCGAGTGCTGGGACAAGAAGCACGCGACCTTCATGATCATGGGGGACACCTGCACGCGGGCTTGCGCGTTCTGCAACGTCAAGACCGGCATGCCCGGCGCCCTCGATGCATCCGAGCCGGAACATGTCGCCGAGGCCACCTTCAAGCTCGGGCTTGCCCATGTCGTCGTGACCTCGGTCGACCGCGATGATCTTGCCGACGGCGGCGCGGAGCATTTTGCCCAGATGATCCGCGCGATCCGCGCGCGCTGCCCGACCACAACCATCGAGATCCTCACGCCAGACTTTTTGCGCAAGGAAGGCGCGCTCGAAGTCGTCGCGGCGGCCAAGCCCGACGTGTTCAACCACAATCTGGAAACCGTGCCGGCGCGCTATCTCACGGTGCGCCCGGGCGCGCGCTACTTCCATTCGATCCGCCTGTTGCAGCGGGTCAAGGAGATCGACCCGACGATCTTCACCAAATCAGGCATCATGGTCGGCCTCGGCGAGGAGCGCCACGAGGTGCTGCAGGTGATGGACGATCTGCGCTCGGCCGAGGTCGATTTCCTGACCATCGGGCAATATCTGCAGCCGACCCGCAAGCATCACGCCGTCATGCGCTATGTGACGCCGGATGAATTTTCGGGCTACGAGAAGGTCGCCTACACCAAGGGGTTTCTGATGGTGGCGGCGAGCCCGCTGACGCGCTCGTCGCACCATGCGGGCGAGGATTTTGCCAGGCTGCAGGCGGCGCGCGTCGCACGGACCCGCTAG
- a CDS encoding NAD(P)-dependent oxidoreductase gives MTTFERVGFIGLGGMGRGLVKNLVAKGVAVTTYDLNPAAVAVAKSFGATAASNLQQIRDCRIIMICVNEAEDVEALMVSRDGLLAGQAPGFIIVDHTTGSPQMVAKLDRMVRAAGGRYAEAPMTRTPKHADIGKVNVLFGGEGDLLDDLRSYFELYAENIFHIGPLGHAIRIKLIHNYIAFANVAAWCEGFALAAKDGLDLSQVIGIISAAGAKSGMLDLYGQATLDGDFTPLMSLANARKDVRYYARWLEEAGLPGFMADAVHQTYRQAALLGHDGESCTAVIKAYEAVTGVDARIAPKDQQQEGK, from the coding sequence ATGACGACATTCGAACGCGTTGGCTTTATCGGCCTCGGTGGAATGGGACGGGGCTTGGTGAAGAACCTCGTCGCCAAGGGCGTGGCGGTCACCACCTATGATCTCAATCCGGCCGCTGTGGCGGTCGCCAAATCGTTTGGCGCGACCGCCGCCAGCAATCTCCAGCAAATTCGCGACTGCCGCATCATCATGATTTGCGTCAACGAAGCCGAGGACGTCGAAGCGCTGATGGTCTCTCGCGACGGATTGCTGGCCGGTCAGGCGCCGGGGTTCATCATCGTGGACCACACCACCGGCAGCCCGCAGATGGTCGCAAAGCTCGACCGGATGGTGCGTGCGGCCGGCGGGCGCTATGCGGAGGCGCCGATGACGCGAACGCCGAAACATGCCGATATCGGCAAGGTCAACGTGCTGTTCGGCGGCGAGGGTGACCTGCTCGACGATCTCAGATCCTATTTCGAGCTCTATGCCGAAAACATCTTCCACATCGGCCCGCTCGGGCACGCCATCCGCATAAAACTCATTCACAACTACATCGCCTTCGCCAATGTCGCGGCGTGGTGCGAGGGGTTTGCGCTCGCCGCAAAGGACGGGCTCGATCTCTCGCAGGTGATCGGCATCATTTCCGCCGCCGGCGCCAAGAGCGGCATGCTCGATCTCTATGGCCAGGCAACCCTCGATGGCGACTTCACCCCGCTGATGTCGCTGGCGAACGCCCGCAAGGACGTCCGCTATTACGCGCGCTGGCTGGAGGAGGCGGGCTTGCCCGGTTTCATGGCGGATGCGGTGCACCAGACCTACCGGCAGGCAGCGCTGCTCGGGCATGACGGGGAATCCTGCACCGCCGTCATCAAGGCCTATGAGGCCGTGACAGGCGTGGACGCACGGATCGCGCCGAAAGACCAGCAACAAGAAGGAAAATGA
- a CDS encoding IS4 family transposase, protein MLARLVCVGQSGISVRRVGGNRAGEIRFTRFLRNKRVKPDAMVATARARTAGLVMGRHILAIQDTTTLRDDGKQRSLNLHPMIAVDASDGGLLGLVDAVFLSHVGGKKRLCKKRPFAEKESRRWLDATKTAAGLVAAGAVCVTVIADRESDIYEEFACRPAETELLIRANHDRVLEDGGALYGCMEEVAELGRETIDLPANPGRPARQVVLALRAREVTLKRPKRNHPAEAAKLPKTVTLTLVEAREVDPPDGVTPVHWRLLTTHKVATLADACRITGFYRQRWTIEQVFRVMKTKGFDIEAVRVAEDGPFENLTTATLIAAIQVLQMVRERDGVAGRPLQDALDIEDKPALEAICQTLEGKTEKQKNPHPKGSLAYASWVCARLGGWTGYYGKPGPIAMMHGLQALKAMLRGWKLRNDV, encoded by the coding sequence TTGCTGGCTCGGCTGGTTTGTGTTGGCCAATCGGGCATCAGCGTACGCCGCGTGGGCGGCAATCGCGCGGGCGAGATACGCTTTACCCGGTTTTTGCGTAACAAGCGGGTGAAACCCGACGCGATGGTCGCAACTGCCCGCGCGCGCACCGCCGGGTTAGTCATGGGGCGTCACATCCTGGCGATCCAGGACACGACGACTCTACGCGACGATGGCAAGCAACGCAGTCTGAACCTGCATCCAATGATCGCGGTGGACGCCAGTGATGGCGGGCTGCTGGGTCTTGTCGATGCGGTATTCCTCAGTCACGTCGGCGGCAAGAAGCGTCTATGCAAAAAGCGCCCCTTCGCCGAGAAAGAGAGCCGCCGCTGGCTTGACGCCACCAAGACAGCGGCTGGCTTGGTCGCAGCCGGAGCGGTCTGCGTTACCGTCATCGCCGACCGGGAAAGCGATATTTACGAAGAGTTCGCCTGCCGGCCCGCCGAGACGGAGCTTCTGATCCGCGCCAACCATGATCGCGTTCTGGAAGATGGTGGTGCGCTGTATGGCTGCATGGAGGAGGTAGCCGAACTGGGCCGCGAGACAATCGATCTGCCTGCCAATCCGGGCCGGCCTGCCCGTCAGGTGGTATTGGCGTTGCGCGCGCGTGAGGTCACCCTGAAGCGGCCGAAACGCAATCATCCCGCCGAGGCGGCAAAACTGCCGAAGACTGTCACACTCACCTTGGTGGAAGCGCGTGAGGTCGATCCCCCGGACGGCGTAACGCCGGTGCATTGGCGGCTGCTCACCACACATAAGGTGGCCACGCTCGCCGATGCATGTCGGATCACCGGCTTTTACCGCCAGCGCTGGACCATCGAGCAGGTGTTCCGGGTGATGAAGACCAAAGGCTTCGATATCGAAGCGGTGCGTGTCGCCGAGGATGGTCCATTCGAGAACCTGACTACTGCGACGCTGATCGCTGCCATTCAAGTGCTGCAGATGGTGCGCGAGCGCGATGGCGTGGCTGGGCGGCCGTTACAGGATGCGCTCGACATCGAGGACAAGCCCGCGCTGGAAGCGATCTGCCAAACCCTTGAAGGCAAGACCGAGAAACAGAAGAACCCGCATCCCAAAGGATCGCTGGCATATGCCAGTTGGGTGTGTGCGCGCCTCGGCGGCTGGACCGGCTACTACGGCAAGCCTGGCCCTATCGCCATGATGCACGGGCTACAAGCTCTCAAAGCAATGCTTCGTGGCTGGAAACTCCGAAACGATGTGTGA
- a CDS encoding DNA topology modulation protein — protein MQRVLVMGSSGSGKSTFARRLSEIAGIPFVSLDALYWKPGWVASDNAEFEQRVAEIARQPRWVMDGNYTRYGAGELRRQTSDTVIWFDLPRRSCMLGIMRRVAGSYGKVRPEMAEGCPERLDFEFFRYVWAYRRQQRPKLLDYFQGLRADQSLVCFTDRTQANDYLKQIALKQNRTGMH, from the coding sequence ATGCAACGCGTTCTCGTCATGGGATCGTCGGGGTCCGGCAAGTCGACATTTGCTCGACGGCTGTCGGAAATTGCGGGCATTCCCTTTGTTTCGCTGGATGCGCTGTACTGGAAGCCCGGCTGGGTTGCCTCTGACAACGCCGAGTTTGAACAGCGCGTGGCCGAAATCGCGCGCCAGCCGCGATGGGTCATGGATGGCAACTACACCCGGTACGGCGCGGGCGAATTGCGCCGCCAAACCAGCGACACCGTGATCTGGTTCGACCTGCCGCGCCGGAGCTGCATGCTCGGCATCATGAGACGGGTCGCCGGCAGCTACGGCAAGGTTCGCCCGGAAATGGCTGAAGGCTGCCCGGAGAGACTAGACTTCGAATTTTTTCGCTATGTCTGGGCCTACCGCCGGCAGCAGCGGCCGAAACTGCTGGACTATTTTCAAGGGCTGCGCGCCGATCAATCGCTGGTCTGCTTCACCGACCGGACGCAGGCGAACGATTATCTGAAGCAAATCGCGCTGAAGCAGAACCGGACGGGTATGCACTGA
- a CDS encoding LysR family transcriptional regulator, which yields MTTILERTAGLLAFVRTVDAGSFAGAARSIGASPSAVSKSVARLEERLGVRLLQRSTRTLSPTSEGAAYYEHVAPHLRAIEEADDIVQVPGNVRGVLRVTVPSTFGRPLISAWAGSFLERYPDIKLDLSVTDRRVDLIREGFDLAVRIGELEDTNLIGRSLGVLQYVLGASPEYLQRRGIPQSIDDLTQHACLRHLLGGRPQAFTFADGTRIIPNGPFDSDDAQSLIEAVVKGVGITQFMRIAIEDELAAGRLNVVLPEVPMFTTPVYVLHAFGRQLPLRARLFIDFLVEALGVSRNL from the coding sequence ACGATTTTGGAGAGAACGGCCGGTCTCCTGGCCTTCGTGCGGACGGTTGATGCAGGTTCTTTCGCCGGCGCCGCGAGGTCGATCGGCGCCAGTCCTTCAGCGGTATCCAAAAGCGTCGCGCGCCTCGAAGAGCGACTCGGTGTACGCTTGCTGCAGCGCTCAACGCGCACGCTGAGCCCGACTTCTGAAGGCGCCGCTTATTATGAACATGTGGCCCCCCATCTTCGCGCGATAGAGGAAGCCGATGACATCGTGCAGGTCCCGGGCAACGTGCGAGGCGTGCTTCGGGTCACTGTGCCGAGCACATTTGGACGCCCATTGATTTCCGCATGGGCGGGCTCGTTTTTGGAGCGCTATCCGGACATAAAGCTCGACCTCAGCGTCACAGACCGCCGTGTCGATCTCATCCGTGAGGGTTTCGACCTCGCTGTCAGAATTGGAGAGTTGGAAGACACGAACCTGATCGGTCGTTCCCTGGGTGTCCTGCAATATGTTCTGGGCGCATCGCCAGAATATCTTCAGCGAAGAGGAATCCCGCAGTCGATCGACGATCTTACGCAGCATGCCTGCCTTCGCCACCTGCTTGGCGGCCGGCCGCAAGCGTTTACTTTTGCGGACGGCACGCGGATCATCCCCAATGGCCCCTTCGATAGCGACGATGCTCAGTCCTTGATTGAGGCAGTCGTAAAAGGCGTTGGTATCACGCAGTTCATGCGCATCGCAATCGAGGACGAGCTTGCCGCCGGACGATTGAATGTCGTGCTGCCGGAGGTACCGATGTTCACCACGCCGGTCTACGTCCTGCACGCGTTCGGACGGCAACTCCCACTGCGAGCGCGCCTGTTCATCGATTTTCTTGTCGAAGCCTTGGGCGTGTCGCGTAATTTGTAG
- a CDS encoding thiamine pyrophosphate-binding protein, whose amino-acid sequence MDANLRTGGHILIEQLALHGADTVFGVPGESFLAALDGMYQSQRVRFINARHEGGAAMMAEAYGKMTGHPGIAFATRGPGATNASAGVHVAFQDSTPMILLLGQVGRDMMEREAFQEIDYRQMFGPMSKWVAQIDDARRIPEFISRAFFTATSGRPGPVVLALPEDMLTDTAEVPDAPPYTPLPIAPDDGALRQFHALLSGAKKPFLIVGGGGWSDQARRDLEAFASVHEVPVGVSFRCQDYFDNLHPCYGGHIGIGLDAKIADRIRNSDLVIALGARLGEATTSGYTMFDIPKPRQPLVHVYPDPEEIGRVYSPTLGVVASSAAFAAAINRLEPKHQSRADYVKVAHADYLAFAEPTRSPGDVQLSQIVRGLSDRLPHDTIICNGAGNYAVWVHRFWRYRQFRTELAPTSGSMGYGLPAAVAAKQLHPERTVIAFAGDGCFQMTGLEFMTAVENRLPLIVIVCNNGMYGTIRMHQERTYPGRVSGTDLANPDFAALARACGGFGAHVERTEDFARAFDEAVASGLPSIIELTISPEALTPVASLSETRAKALAAQG is encoded by the coding sequence ATGGACGCAAATCTTCGAACCGGTGGCCATATTCTGATCGAGCAACTGGCCCTGCACGGCGCCGACACCGTGTTCGGCGTGCCCGGCGAAAGCTTCCTGGCCGCGCTCGACGGCATGTACCAGAGCCAGCGCGTGCGATTCATCAACGCCCGGCACGAAGGCGGCGCCGCCATGATGGCGGAGGCCTATGGCAAGATGACCGGCCACCCGGGTATCGCGTTCGCCACGCGCGGCCCCGGCGCCACCAATGCGTCCGCCGGCGTTCATGTCGCATTTCAGGACTCGACGCCCATGATCCTTCTGCTGGGGCAGGTCGGGCGGGACATGATGGAACGCGAAGCGTTTCAGGAAATCGACTATCGCCAGATGTTCGGGCCGATGTCGAAATGGGTGGCCCAGATCGATGATGCGCGGCGGATTCCGGAATTCATCTCGCGCGCGTTCTTCACTGCGACCTCCGGCCGTCCCGGCCCGGTCGTGCTGGCGCTGCCGGAGGACATGCTCACCGACACCGCCGAGGTGCCGGATGCGCCGCCCTACACTCCGCTTCCCATCGCGCCTGATGACGGCGCCTTGCGGCAGTTTCATGCGCTGCTTTCGGGGGCGAAGAAGCCGTTCCTGATCGTCGGCGGCGGCGGATGGAGCGATCAGGCGCGCCGCGATCTCGAGGCGTTTGCGTCGGTGCATGAAGTGCCCGTCGGCGTTTCGTTCCGCTGCCAGGACTATTTCGACAATCTGCATCCCTGCTATGGCGGCCATATCGGCATCGGTCTCGACGCAAAGATCGCCGACCGGATCCGCAACAGCGATCTGGTGATCGCGCTTGGCGCAAGGCTGGGGGAGGCCACCACATCCGGCTACACGATGTTCGATATTCCAAAACCAAGGCAGCCGCTGGTTCACGTCTATCCCGATCCCGAAGAGATCGGCCGCGTCTATTCGCCGACGCTCGGCGTGGTCGCAAGCAGCGCGGCCTTTGCGGCCGCAATCAACCGGCTGGAGCCGAAGCATCAATCGCGCGCCGACTATGTCAAGGTGGCGCATGCCGACTATCTCGCATTTGCCGAGCCGACACGCTCGCCCGGCGATGTGCAGCTCTCGCAGATCGTGCGCGGCCTGAGCGATCGCTTGCCCCACGACACCATCATCTGCAACGGCGCCGGCAACTATGCCGTCTGGGTGCACCGGTTCTGGCGCTATCGCCAATTTCGCACGGAACTGGCGCCGACCTCGGGCTCGATGGGCTATGGCCTGCCTGCGGCCGTCGCCGCCAAGCAGTTGCATCCGGAACGTACGGTGATCGCGTTTGCCGGCGACGGCTGCTTCCAGATGACGGGGCTGGAGTTCATGACCGCGGTAGAAAACCGGCTGCCGCTGATCGTGATCGTCTGCAACAACGGCATGTACGGCACCATCCGGATGCATCAGGAGCGGACTTATCCCGGCCGTGTCTCCGGCACCGATCTCGCCAACCCCGACTTCGCCGCGCTTGCGCGCGCCTGCGGTGGTTTTGGCGCCCATGTCGAGCGGACCGAAGATTTTGCCCGCGCTTTCGATGAGGCCGTGGCCTCGGGGTTGCCTTCGATCATCGAACTCACGATCAGCCCAGAGGCGCTAACGCCGGTGGCTTCGCTGAGCGAAACGCGCGCCAAGGCTTTGGCTGCGCAGGGTTGA
- a CDS encoding type II toxin-antitoxin system RatA family toxin, whose protein sequence is MPRFSSKRRVHHTASQMFDLVADVERYPEFVPLCQSLRIRQRTPKADGTEIIVADMTVSFKVVRESFTSRVTLDRPNLKIMVEYLKGPFSNLENRWTFEPKSGTDCDVGFFLSYEFRSRMLAMLMGTMFDTAFQRFAAAFEKRADAVYGKQQGVT, encoded by the coding sequence ATGCCGCGCTTTTCCAGCAAGCGCCGGGTTCATCACACCGCGTCGCAGATGTTCGATCTGGTCGCCGACGTCGAGCGCTATCCGGAATTCGTGCCGCTGTGCCAGTCGCTGCGGATACGTCAGCGCACGCCGAAGGCAGACGGCACCGAAATCATCGTCGCCGACATGACCGTGTCGTTCAAGGTGGTGCGGGAATCCTTTACCAGCCGGGTGACGCTGGACCGGCCGAACCTGAAGATCATGGTCGAATATCTGAAGGGCCCATTCAGCAATCTCGAAAACCGCTGGACGTTCGAGCCGAAATCCGGAACCGATTGCGACGTCGGATTCTTCCTGTCCTATGAATTCCGAAGCCGGATGCTGGCGATGCTGATGGGAACGATGTTCGACACCGCGTTCCAGCGCTTTGCCGCCGCGTTCGAAAAGCGGGCGGACGCGGTTTACGGGAAGCAGCAGGGAGTGACATGA